ATGTCTAagctaaattattttataatcttcCATTCAGTGTAAGTAAAACTTTCTGTTTTTTGATTTGCTGAAGCATTGAAGAGATTCTGGTACGATATGTCAATCTTCCTGAGCATGAGCGAGGAAGGTAAGGAAATCTTAGTTCTCTGAGATTTAAGCAAGTTCAGCTTCTGTTGTTTTgatcttttaatatttttatttataaatactttctcttctttttctttttcttttttggaaaacattttctctctttgatggTTTCTGTTTTCACGTTAACATGCAATTCCAAAGGCTGCAGAACCAAGAGGTAAGCACTCTCGTAACCCTTTAAGGGGCCAGTCGGCCACTTCACAGTTTTAAGGCTTGTTgtaagaagatgatgatgatgaggatgataaatattttccatttttcctattctttgGCAGTTTCTGCAAAGGGCTATTGGTAAACTAAAGGGTCAAGCAGATCAAACCTATCAAAAAGCCAGGTTTGCTTTTTTCTCTATTCCCAAAGACCCTGACTCTGAATTTCTTCAGATGATTTTGTCCTGTTGGTACTCTATTGATTCAGTTAGATTCtcctaataaaattttaatttatattgttGTCCTTTGATGCAGCCCGATGAGTACTGATTCTCAAATAGAGGTATTGCATGCATGAAAATtgattggtttttctttttctttttaagaggTGATCTCTATGAAAGAATGTTTATAAATCTACAGGAGATTCAACAAGAAATTGTTGGTTGTAAGTCTCAATTGGAAGATATGGAGAACCGGCTAAGGTATCCATTTAATGGCACTTGTACAAATGATCCTCCTTAACTCTAATATGAATTTCTTACTGGTATTTCCAATAGATATATCTGtttaaattctcttttttttttcaactattgaattatccaaaaaaatataaactataatatgaaatttgtaaaattttatctatctattttaaATGAGTGAATTGAGTTTGTTTtacatattattaataatttaaaaagataaaaagaaatgaCGATTTTCAATGTTTGTTTATAAGCTTATAACGATGTAAAATATAatccattcattttcaaaataagagCTTTGTAGAGAAACCTTTGTTACTTGAGAGTAACCAATCTctatatattacattttctGTTTCTACTTATgaaattttggaaaaagaataataaaataaatataaagttaAAAAACACCATATATATACAATACAATAACACCAATATACATCATCCctaattctatatataaaaaaaacaccattACTACTTGAAAactatacccaaaaaaaatcaaattaaaaattaaagaaaaccaaaagaTTACCTGAAagtcaaagagaaaacccttaAAACTAATAATCAAAGCTACaatgaaaacaaagaaacagGGAAAAAGTCTCTCCAAAGAGACTATGAAAGAGAAACTgaaatttaagagagagaatttggaGTCAGTAGATATGAGAGAGgagtaaatttataattagggaaAATTTTTAGGTAGTCCCGAAACATAGTGAAATGGTGCTTACTCCTTTCATATTCATGGTGGGCCCCGACAATGAATTTAAAGAGCGGGTCCCACTATGAATGTGAAAGGAGTGAGCACCATTCTCTGTACTCTGagagtacttaagaattactTTATAATTAGTACAtagataaatttgaattttaaaataggCCTGGGTATGAGAAAGAGGGAAACAAAGATGAAAAACAAGTATGTGATAGAAAGAAAttgagatgagaaaaaataGGAAGATAGATGTAGGTGAGAGAGAAattgagatgagagaaaaaatagGGAGATAGATGttggtgaaaaaaataaaaaaaggaagccgaaaataaataagtaattaaaaaaaaagaaaaaaaaaagaaaaaagaaagagagacaggCGTGGATGAGAGAAACTTTCACCCACATTCAAAATCCAATTGCACCACTACCAATTATGATAGTTGGCATGTACAGTATAAGAAACTCCCAAACTCGCAATTGTCATGAATCACCCAACTTTAACCTTTCCCAATCTCGCATCCATACTCCAAAATCTCCATATTCAGCCTCATTACAATTGTACATAATCAAATAGCCATTGAAAAAATCACCTCTTAAAGCTAAAACAGTCAAGACCACACCATCTAGCTAAACCACATGCAAACcaaccaaatattaaaaaaaaaaaactttaatattCATATGGGACGAGTTTTATAATCAGATAAAGgtgtattttattttccatacatatacttttttttatgtatttgataGAAATTATCAAGAATCTCTTCGTTGTTATCTACTTCTTGGTAGAATATTTGAAGGAGATCCTTTCGAAATTACAACATTGTGTGAGGCTGAACACCGAGAGCAAATCCTTCAGGAAACTTTGAGACGTGTACAAATCCGCAAGGTATAAAATCTACTAGTATTTTTATTCCATCTAACCCTTAATTTACATCTATAAATAAACTTATGAGACATATGATGGAACAGAAAACTTTGGAGAAAGAGTTTAGTTCTGGCATACCAGTACCACTACCAGTTTTAAAGGTACGTATAGAAGCCAttaacaaaacacatttttataaGCGTTTTCTATGAAAGTATGAGACagaaatttatgtaattttcttCCCAATATGATTAGGAGCATCTGCCTCCAAATACTACAAATATAAGTGATCTTATAAGAGAAAATCCAACAAATATGCTGGATTGGCTTCCTGAAAGAGATCCACAAGTCCAGattctaaattttttggattCAAATGGCCTTCTTCCCCTAAGGTACTTATATTGGATtggaaaaaaaacaatcatgTTACATTTGGTTTCAATATCTTTTTGTTGGCTTGTATGCTATAACCCTTTtggttttcttcctcttccccTAGAGATCAGCTGAAACCTGTGACTGAAATATTACCGCCACCAACAACTCTTCATGGACAAAATATGAATCTTCATGATCAGATGAGCTTAAGAAGTGGTATGGTGGACAATAATAATTTACAACGTCCTGGTTTTGGACAAGTTATTGATGTCAACTTGTCCCCATGGGCTGTGTTTTACCCGGCAGGTACTATTTGGATACAATTACATTGAGTGCAAGATATATTACATgttaggttcaagttatatggcataaattaattttgttaatattatactaacttaataatttttattcatttcgTTTAACAAATCACTTGttagattataaaaatttaattgttttgcTTAGTAAGATTATACACAAAACAGAACTCTGTATTtgcaaaatatattattacaaatcaataattatctcatttacaaagtatttaaatttttgtttttttgctctATAAAACAGAACTCTTTGTATTTGCAAATTATATTGTTACATATCAATAGTTATCTCATctacaaatttagttgtttgcaaaatatattattacaaaaCAATAGTTATCTCAtctacaaaatatttaaaatttagttgttttgCTCTTCAAAATTATACACAGAACAGaactctctgtttctctctccgAAATATTATGAAAACCTCCAAAATAGTATAAATGCCCCTAAAATatccaaatttatcaaaaaaccTTCAATACTTtcaaatgactaaaatatcttTAAACATatgaaatgaccaaaatacctccacACCTCCCAAAAATCCtttgagatgatttttttttttttggagaaaactTTGTGATGATCTAAATATCCTTAAATCCTCTAAAGATACTAAAATACATccaaaaatgataataataataattgtaggggtattgggcccagcaATTTATGAAGGgcggcccaacgaagtcttttgggctagaaacccaaatccaaaaacatcaaaatgatcatGGAGTATTTAAATGTCCCAAACGTctgaggagtagatttgtcctcggaatatTAAGCCGAGGACAcgcagtatacgtggaggacaataaaAAGAGCGGttgaatgtctaaagtaaagctgctgccaccgcccatacattaaaagctctgtaactGATACGCTGGCTGATAGAGGGAAGGATgagacctgagcatagagcttggaacttggtccctaatcccagcgggctttagggaaaaatggatgggacaagcatccgaaaatcaggattgcagccataaagtggaagatataaatagaagggaagggATACGAAGAAAGAGGAGGACTTTTGGAGTAGAAGAGATAGAGTCAATAGtaaatcaacacttgtatccaaacttgagaaatattattataaaccatcctcggaaacaatccgaggacgatttctcagtcttactctttgcaaacgattctttgttttgttccattggacCCAAaacccgttctttttgtaattgtttaaaccatccttgaaatctaaattacaaacccatcctctacaaattcattgtgaagaaaggcctttcaagcccattttcctcccagtcgtggtatGGGAaattgaattgtgtccttacaataataataataataataataataaccttgaaaacctctaaaataacaaaaataaacctAATACTTTACAACGTCCTGATTTTGGGCAAGTTATTGATGTCAACTTGTCCTCGTGGGCTGAATTTCACCCTGCAGGTACTTAAATTGGATACAGTAACATTGAGTGAAAGAGATATTAAATgttaggttcaagttatacggcataaattttgttaatattataacttaattttttttataaatttttttttcaagaaagttaataaaaaaaatatgatttattgattttcttttttacaaatcACTTTTTAGATTATACTGTCTCTTTATAACATTTGTATTtgcaaaatatattattacatatCAATAGCTATCTACCTATCtcatctaaaaaatatttaaaatttagttgttttgCTCTGTAAAATTATACACAAAACAAAGCTTTGTATCtgcaaaatatattattaaaaatcaatagttatctcatctacaaaatatttaaaatttagttattttgcAGTGTAAAATTATACACAAAACAGAAATTATTGTTTCTCTCCCCAAAATATTATGAAGACctccaaaataatataaatacccttaaaatattcaaatttatcaaaatacaCCCTCCAAACCTTCCAAGTGCCCCCCAAAACCCTTGAGATGATCGAAAATATCCTTATATCCTCTAACAataccaaaacaaaaccaaaaatctaTACGAAAAAatgatagtaaaaaaaaaaaccttgaaaacctctaaaataacaacaacaacaaaaaacataaattgtctagaatgactaaaatacactctaaatctaaaaatgacaaaatacatCTAAACttacaaaataactaaaataattttaaagtcTCCAAAATGGTCATAATACCTTTAAAACGCCTGGTGTGATTGTAATATCCTTAAATCCACCAAAATGACAAATATAattcccccccacccccccaaaaaaaacaacaaaaaccacCTCCCATATAACCTCTAAGATAAACATGATATTCCTAAAACCTTTAAGAATTGCTCTAAACTTTTGAAggtcataaaaaataacttccAATTGTCATTTTGAAGGTTTCAAGTATTTGTAATTATGCATGTAAATGTGTAATTAGGTAATGGGAAAGCACCACCATGCATCTTTAACGTGGTGTGGTCAGTCTACAAgtcttaaaaaaagaatttcacacacatacacttaaattaagttaaaGTAGTATTCtactttatataaataaataaaaaataaatgagaaggTTGAGCTCCAACCAAAATAAATGGTTTAGATGGACAATAGTAACTATTTATTTAGCCATGGTTTCTTTTTACGGTAGTTTTCTCTTTTGGGTATGTTTATTTGATGGTTTTTATTAATTGTATTAGGTCTTTTTTTAGTACTCTTCTTTTGTTTGTGCttattagtataattttttaattttttaatttttatagcacttaatttttagattaattttagttgctttgtattaattaatatttttaagtgaTGAATGACAGTTGTTATGTTaattctatataaaaatataggaaaattggtgatttttttcgTACAAGCCAAATGCAGGAAatattttccataatttttatttagaaaacaaTTAGCAAACATTGAAAAACAAGTACTTTTCTCTGAAAATGTTTttagctgaaaaaaaaaaaaaaaaacagt
This genomic stretch from Castanea sativa cultivar Marrone di Chiusa Pesio chromosome 1, ASM4071231v1 harbors:
- the LOC142621706 gene encoding agamous-like MADS-box protein AGL104; the protein is MGRVKLQIKRIENTTSRQVTFSKRRNGLTKKAYELSVLCDVDVALIMFSPSGRLSHFSGNKSIEEILVRYVNLPEHERGRAIGKLKGQADQTYQKASPMSTDSQIEEIQQEIVGCKSQLEDMENRLRIFEGDPFEITTLCEAEHREQILQETLRRVQIRKKTLEKEFSSGIPVPLPVLKEHLPPNTTNISDLIRENPTNMLDWLPERDPQVQILNFLDSNGLLPLRDQLKPVTEILPPPTTLHGQNMNLHDQMSLRSGMVDNNNLQRPGFGQVIDVNLSPWAVFYPAGTIWIQLH